In Denitratisoma sp. DHT3, one DNA window encodes the following:
- the traW gene encoding type-F conjugative transfer system protein TraW, with the protein MWSLARVLLLLFSCTTFSAFAAELGVVGPTYEIAEPDLIEVIQARLKQMKKSGELARKQTEYRDKVIGGIEAPKIVAGVKATDAPRTYHVDPTLSVDRDIRNAEGALLFARGTKVNPFDHVSLTRNLLFFDGRDSRQVAFAKLRLGEGSGKNKPILVAGEPLKLMRAWKQAVYYDQGGSLVRRLGIRQVPAIVSQDGKRLRIDEVRP; encoded by the coding sequence ATGTGGTCTCTGGCTCGCGTTCTCCTCTTGCTTTTCTCCTGTACGACTTTTTCTGCGTTCGCTGCGGAATTGGGTGTCGTCGGCCCGACCTATGAGATCGCGGAACCGGATTTGATCGAGGTCATCCAGGCTCGGTTGAAGCAAATGAAAAAATCGGGGGAGCTGGCGCGCAAGCAGACGGAATATCGCGACAAGGTGATCGGCGGCATCGAGGCGCCCAAGATTGTTGCCGGCGTCAAGGCCACCGACGCACCCCGTACCTACCATGTCGATCCGACCTTGAGCGTGGACCGCGATATACGCAATGCGGAAGGCGCCTTGCTATTCGCTCGCGGCACCAAGGTCAATCCGTTCGATCATGTCTCCCTGACCAGAAATCTGCTGTTTTTCGACGGACGGGATAGCCGACAGGTAGCCTTTGCCAAGCTTCGTCTGGGCGAGGGAAGCGGGAAGAACAAACCGATCCTGGTGGCCGGAGAACCTCTAAAGCTGATGCGGGCCTGGAAGCAGGCGGTGTATTACGACCAGGGTGGATCGTTGGTTCGGCGACTGGGGATTCGCCAAGTGCCGGCGATCGTCAGCCAGGACGGCAAGAGATTGCGGATCGATGAAGTCCGCCCGTAG
- the traU gene encoding conjugal transfer pilus assembly protein TraU — MKSARSLAFLSVIVLGVLFLRPAFATATCTGRFANPITDICWSCLMPLRFGGLDLVSLDQEDTPNPGGSPVCLCPSQLRVGFKVSFWEPVRRVDVVRRPFCMTSLGGIELNPGFDAPRGSRFSQDSTATSSFYQVHWYVDPIIFWLEAIFDNACLEQSSFDVAYLTELDPMWNDDELTFIFNPDVALFGNLPARAACAADCVLATAGFPSNALFWCAGCQGSLYPLNGNVQAHIGGVQASSLEMTRLIAKMHREGLMWAASGEDGLCGYYPQPIMDKTGYKYQMLYPVPQTSKIAGKCCQPLGRSTILWGAGKEYPFEGEDFAYMVFRKRNCCQGAF; from the coding sequence ATGAAGTCCGCCCGTAGCCTCGCATTCCTTTCGGTCATTGTGCTCGGCGTGCTCTTCTTGCGCCCGGCCTTTGCTACGGCAACCTGTACCGGGCGGTTTGCCAATCCGATTACAGACATCTGCTGGAGCTGCCTGATGCCGCTGCGGTTTGGCGGCCTCGATCTGGTTTCCCTCGATCAGGAAGACACACCTAATCCTGGCGGATCGCCCGTCTGCCTCTGTCCATCTCAATTGCGTGTCGGCTTCAAGGTCAGCTTCTGGGAGCCGGTGCGGCGCGTGGATGTGGTGCGCCGTCCCTTCTGCATGACCAGTCTTGGTGGCATCGAACTCAATCCCGGCTTCGATGCGCCGCGCGGGTCCCGCTTCAGCCAGGACAGCACCGCGACATCGTCGTTCTATCAGGTGCATTGGTATGTCGATCCAATCATCTTCTGGCTCGAAGCGATCTTCGATAACGCCTGCCTGGAACAAAGTTCATTCGACGTGGCGTACCTCACCGAACTCGATCCCATGTGGAACGACGACGAATTGACCTTCATCTTCAATCCCGATGTCGCTTTGTTTGGCAATCTCCCGGCACGAGCCGCCTGTGCTGCGGATTGTGTCTTGGCAACCGCCGGCTTTCCGTCGAACGCCTTGTTCTGGTGTGCCGGATGCCAGGGCAGCTTGTATCCACTCAACGGAAACGTACAAGCGCATATCGGCGGGGTACAGGCATCCAGCCTGGAAATGACGCGGCTGATCGCCAAGATGCACCGCGAAGGTCTGATGTGGGCCGCATCCGGCGAGGATGGCCTGTGCGGTTACTACCCGCAGCCGATCATGGATAAGACCGGCTACAAGTATCAGATGCTGTACCCGGTTCCGCAAACCTCGAAGATCGCCGGGAAGTGCTGCCAGCCCTTGGGGCGTTCGACGATCCTGTGGGGTGCCGGAAAGGAATATCCGTTTGAGGGCGAAGACTTTGCCTACATGGTGTTCCGCAAGCGCAACTGCTGCCAGGGAGCCTTCTGA
- a CDS encoding HU family DNA-binding protein, translated as MNKSELIEALATKAELSKAAAGRAVDVLVEEIVTAVAKGDSVALVGFGTFKSAARAAREGKNPKTGEKIKIAATTVPKFSAGATFKQKVAAKAKKK; from the coding sequence ATGAACAAATCCGAGCTGATCGAAGCATTGGCAACAAAGGCTGAGCTTTCCAAGGCGGCCGCCGGTCGTGCCGTCGATGTTCTGGTCGAAGAAATTGTGACTGCTGTTGCCAAGGGGGATTCGGTGGCATTGGTAGGCTTTGGTACATTCAAGTCGGCTGCGCGCGCAGCTCGCGAGGGCAAGAACCCGAAAACCGGCGAGAAAATCAAGATCGCTGCAACGACGGTGCCGAAGTTCTCTGCGGGCGCCACCTTCAAACAGAAAGTCGCCGCCAAAGCCAAAAAGAAGTAA
- a CDS encoding helix-turn-helix domain-containing protein has protein sequence MQGKLQRSFSFLENLMANREVSISSVVELGEILRAVRKESGLTQHDAAALCNVSLPFLNSLEQGKPTAQIGKVLSVCSRFGIDVRLRLPGETA, from the coding sequence ATGCAAGGCAAACTTCAACGATCGTTTAGTTTTTTGGAGAATCTTATGGCAAACAGGGAAGTCAGTATCTCCTCTGTCGTCGAGCTTGGAGAGATTCTTCGAGCTGTTCGCAAGGAATCCGGGCTGACTCAACACGACGCTGCGGCGCTATGCAACGTCAGTCTGCCATTCCTTAACAGTCTGGAGCAAGGGAAGCCGACCGCCCAGATCGGAAAAGTCCTGTCCGTCTGCAGCCGGTTCGGTATTGACGTCAGGCTGAGATTGCCGGGTGAGACGGCATGA
- the trbC gene encoding type-F conjugative transfer system pilin assembly protein TrbC translates to MATQAWGQAALPTDYDIRLARQRMEEALGSGKLPKNFGAPSVPKVESLPKPEAKQADIAKIAEGYRQFPAASNRPSTSDSPELMIFVSFSMPRESLERIVIQSEKSGAVMVLRGFKGNSMARMGEEIAKLIGKRNVTALIHPPAFTQFKVTQVPALVLAKPSQATRIGTDGCAAPTSYIKVDGDVTQDYALDLIERQAPTWADAARQFSLRLAGRKP, encoded by the coding sequence ATGGCTACTCAAGCCTGGGGACAGGCGGCATTGCCGACTGATTACGACATTCGACTGGCCAGGCAGCGTATGGAGGAAGCGCTTGGCTCCGGCAAGCTGCCCAAGAACTTCGGTGCGCCTTCAGTCCCCAAGGTTGAGTCCTTGCCCAAGCCAGAGGCAAAGCAGGCCGATATTGCCAAGATCGCCGAAGGCTACCGCCAGTTTCCGGCCGCAAGCAATCGGCCGAGCACATCAGACTCGCCGGAGTTGATGATTTTTGTGTCCTTCTCGATGCCTCGGGAATCTCTGGAGCGAATCGTCATCCAGTCGGAAAAGTCTGGTGCGGTCATGGTATTGCGCGGTTTCAAGGGCAATTCGATGGCACGGATGGGGGAGGAAATTGCCAAGCTGATCGGCAAGCGAAACGTCACGGCTCTCATCCACCCGCCGGCGTTCACTCAATTCAAGGTGACGCAGGTTCCGGCGCTGGTACTGGCCAAACCCAGCCAGGCAACCCGGATTGGCACCGATGGCTGCGCAGCCCCAACGAGCTACATCAAGGTCGACGGCGATGTCACCCAAGACTACGCCCTTGATCTCATCGAGCGTCAGGCGCCGACTTGGGCCGATGCGGCTCGGCAATTCTCGCTCAGACTGGCAGGCCGAAAGCCATGA